From Gracilinanus agilis isolate LMUSP501 unplaced genomic scaffold, AgileGrace unplaced_scaffold10070, whole genome shotgun sequence:
GAAGGGAGGGggtaagggagaaagggaggagggaaggaggggaggaaggaaacagagaaggaaggaaggaaggaaggaagggaagagagaaggaaggaaggtccaGACCAGCTTCTGCTTCTCACTTGCTCCCCCTCCACTACCTTACCTGCTTTATGTCACTTTTTAACTGCAGGATTCCTGCCCGTTCAGTTTTGGTCACCCCAGCAGCACCGACTTCATGAATGGAAATAGCAGGGCTGACATTGGAATCAGCAGGACGCACTAAAGAGTGAGAGTGAAAGTGACAGCAGGAGGGAGAGGAGATGGAGACAGAAGGTTAGGGAGGGAGAGTAGTCATTTGGTGGGTGTCTTCCTAGGCCAGGTCAGAGTCTGAGCTGGTTCCTGGAGATGTAAAGACAAATAGACCCaggccctgccctccaggagtttcCATTCTCTTGGTAATGGAATCATGGGATCctcaggggaaggggagaatcCTGTGTGCAGAGTCACTTTGCACAGCCTGTGCTGtgtgggtgggggggggcagagtGTAGGATGGGGTGTCTGAGCTGAGCCCCAGTTCTGGAGGAAGCTGGACCAAGACAAGGAGAGGAATGACACCAAGGAGAGCTCCAGCACGCTTGGTCCTGATGGCCAACCACGGAAGCCACATGTCCTCCTCTAAAGGAATACCATGTAATAACTCCCTCCAAGTTTAATGGTCACTCTAAGGACATTTGCCAGGGCAAGAAGACATAGATGTGCCAATGAAAGGCAAAGAACCAGCTTACAAAAAATACCACTCTCACCAAGGACAGAATTTCCATTGGACTCATATCCCCTTAAAGGGTCTGCACGCCTACTGGCACTCACTGGTGCCCTCTGGTATACATGTTCTTGCTCACACTGTTGCCTGGACCTGGAATGCCATCTCCCCAATTCACTGCCTGAATTCCTGCCCATCCTAAGAGTCCTAGGCAAGCATCACTTCCTCCTTGAGGTTAACACTGCCAGGAAGTGATCCCTGCTCGCCCTCTAACCTCCCACAGCCTAGTGATTTGCAGGCCTCTAGGGCTTTGTTGCCCCAAGTGGGCAATTGGTTATCTATCGGATATTTAGATAGGAACTAGGGGTGGGGCATCCCTGCCCAAATCTCTAGTGCAGTGCCCTGCTGACAGGGGGTCCTCAGGAAGTCTCATCCTCCCGCCACCCCACCTACCTGCCACCATGGCAAAGCTGAGAAAGACAGAGCACCCCTATTTGTCTATTCTGCTCTGTTCTAACTGCCCGGCATGAGATGCTGCCATCCTGGTTACTGCACAGCTAGAGAAATTGCTAAAGCCTGGAACTCTGGGGCAAAGGTGAGAAGGCCTGCCAGCTGGGCAGGCACTGGGTGCCAAGTGGGTGCCAAGAGGCTGAGCCCAGAGACATTCTGCCTTTCGGGGCTTGGGCCACAGAAATCCATCCCTACCTTCCTAGAACAGCAACTCTCTGAAGCCTGGATGGACCAGTGCACTTTGCACTTACCACTTTTTTCCACACCAAACTCTTTGCCACTGAGAATGTGGTGCAGGAGATTCTTCAAAGCTGAAGGACTGAGGTTCATCAGGCTCTCTGTGGCTTCTTCAGCTGAGCATCAAAAAGTCAAAGATGGGGGTAGAGGGTGGGGCAGAGGCCATGGCTTCTGGTCatgctccctccccctcctccccactttccttcaggatccatttccattttcatgATCTACTTGACAGTGAGAACCCATTtctcataagcatttattaaaggcgaCATGCTATATacagaggctaaagaaccagccTCTGAGGCAGAAAGATCCAAATTCGAGTCTTGCCTCGGAGACCTCCTGGCTGCATGTCCCTGGACAGGCCCGTTCTCCTCTCAGTGGCTCACCATCATATTTCCTCAGCTCTCACCCACTCTCTCTACTTGCTCTTCTCAGGATTGTTAGTTACTGCCCTGGCTTCGGTTACCACCTCCGGGTGGACGACTTCTAAACCTGCACCTTCACCCTCCACTTTCCTCCCAGACCTCCTGTTCCATATTTCCCACTGCCTGCTGGGTAGCCCCATAGCACTTCTGACTAAGCACACCCAAGCTCAATTCTTCGGCTTCCCCTCCAAACCTTCCTCTCCCCTTTATGTCTCTATTTTTGCTGATGAAATCCTTCCCCGGGCAGCCATCAAGGCTTCAAACCTCCCCTCGCCCATGTTTGACATAATGGTAGCCAACCGGCAGCGGAGCAGGCTCCCACCAGGACCCAAGAGGCTACAGAACGACAGTCCAAGTGAGATACCTGAGCAGCGAAGTGACTGCACCAGCTCTGTTGCCATCACCTGGATGATAAGGCCGATCCGGAGCCGGAACATCTCCGCAAAAAGGCTGGGTTGAGTTCGCATGTACATGGCCAGGTACACCAGGATCTCCTGGACATGCAACAggttgagagaagagaagagaagagcaaGCAAGTCAGGGGTCCAAGCGTGGCTCTCTCCCTTGAAGGGTGCAGCCACCAAGGTGGGCCTTGCCGCTCTGCTCACCTGTGTGAGAACTGAGATGTT
This genomic window contains:
- the LOC123253898 gene encoding phosphorylase b kinase regulatory subunit alpha, skeletal muscle isoform-like, translating into LSSLSPLPYEELTKLIDEASENDVNISVLTQEILVYLAMYMRTQPSLFAEMFRLRIGLIIQVMATELVQSLRCSAEEATESLMNLSPSALKNLLHHILSGKEFGVEKSVRPADSNVSPAISIHEVGAAGVTKTERAGILQLKSDIKQ